Proteins from a genomic interval of Undibacterium parvum:
- the fdhF gene encoding formate dehydrogenase subunit alpha — MNSAALASSATAAHTEIEIQINGQAISCTNNESLLGIAKRVGIEIPHLCYQDGMPAAGNCRACMVEVNGERTLAASCCRHASAGMQVTTNSPRALKAQKMVLELMLADAPPKENQTDGSTNELQYWAQQAGLLATRFTPRPSQARDQSHPAIHVNLDACILCTLCVRACREVQVNDVIGLAFRGSDSKIVFDMDDALGASTCVACGECVQACPTGALLPANPKAQQLPDQKVDSLCPYCGVGCQLTYHVKDKQIIAVEGRDGPANHARLCVKGRYGFDYAHHPQRLTVPLIRRSDVPKSADLEMDPENILDVFREASWDEALSFAAGKLVTLRDQHGKKSLAGFGSAKGSNEEAYLFQKLVRIGFGSNNVDHCTRLCHASSVAALLEGVGSGSVSNPIMDVALAEVVIVIGANPSVNHPVGASWIKNAVKQGSKLIVCDPRRSDMARLAHEFLQFNPDTDVALLNAMMHVIIQEDLIDHTFIAKRTSGFEAIKQHLLDYPPELMAAICGVPADTIREVARLYASAKTAMIFWGMGVSQHIHGTDNVRCLIALALMTGQIGRPGTGLHPLRGQNNVQGASDAGLIPMMFPDYQRVSEPANIIKFEELWQLTPGSLDTQPGLTVVEIMHAIVQKEAQGKIHGMYIMGENPAMSDPDVNQARVSLAALEHLVVQDIFLTETACFADVILPASAFPEKTGSFTNTDRTVQLGRQALAPPGDARQDLWIIQQIAQRMGLSWNYPHVSAVFEEMRLCMPSIAGISWQRLERDGAVTYPCLHEDDVGEAVVFTQRFPTKDGLAKFVAAGLISADEQPDADYPMVLITGRQLEHWHTGSMTRRASVLDALEPDPVALIHSDDLLALQISAGDIVTLSSRRGTVSLYARADNSSPRGAVFVPFCYYEAAINKLTNSALDPFGKIPEFKYCAVKLTAGGEFPKQGSFGGGQALLS; from the coding sequence ATGAACAGCGCAGCCTTGGCAAGCAGCGCCACTGCGGCGCATACGGAAATAGAAATACAGATCAACGGTCAAGCTATCTCCTGCACGAACAATGAAAGCTTGCTCGGTATCGCAAAACGAGTCGGCATAGAAATCCCACATCTATGCTACCAAGACGGAATGCCAGCGGCGGGAAATTGCCGTGCCTGCATGGTAGAAGTCAACGGTGAGCGAACGCTCGCTGCATCTTGCTGCCGTCATGCCAGCGCTGGTATGCAAGTAACTACCAACAGCCCACGCGCGCTTAAGGCGCAAAAAATGGTATTGGAACTGATGCTGGCCGATGCCCCACCTAAGGAAAACCAAACCGACGGCAGCACCAACGAATTACAGTATTGGGCGCAACAGGCAGGGCTACTGGCCACTCGTTTTACGCCGCGCCCAAGCCAAGCCAGAGATCAATCACACCCGGCCATTCATGTCAATTTAGACGCCTGCATACTCTGCACACTTTGCGTGCGCGCCTGCCGCGAGGTGCAGGTCAATGATGTCATCGGCTTGGCATTTCGCGGCTCGGACAGTAAGATCGTGTTTGATATGGATGATGCTTTGGGCGCATCGACCTGCGTTGCTTGCGGCGAATGCGTACAAGCCTGCCCGACCGGCGCGCTATTGCCCGCCAACCCAAAGGCGCAACAGTTACCGGATCAAAAAGTTGACTCTCTGTGTCCGTATTGCGGAGTCGGGTGCCAACTGACCTATCACGTCAAAGATAAACAAATCATCGCGGTTGAAGGCCGCGACGGCCCCGCCAACCATGCCCGTCTGTGCGTCAAAGGACGTTATGGTTTTGATTACGCACATCATCCACAGCGATTGACAGTGCCACTGATACGCCGCAGTGATGTGCCTAAGAGTGCCGATCTGGAAATGGATCCAGAAAATATTCTAGACGTTTTTCGGGAAGCGAGTTGGGACGAAGCACTCAGCTTCGCCGCCGGAAAATTAGTCACTTTACGCGATCAGCATGGCAAAAAATCTCTGGCCGGTTTTGGTTCGGCCAAAGGCAGCAATGAAGAGGCTTATTTATTCCAGAAATTAGTCAGGATAGGCTTTGGTAGCAATAACGTCGATCATTGCACCCGCCTCTGCCACGCATCTTCGGTTGCCGCGCTATTAGAAGGAGTAGGCTCGGGCAGCGTATCCAACCCTATCATGGACGTTGCATTGGCTGAGGTGGTTATTGTGATCGGAGCCAATCCTAGTGTGAATCATCCGGTCGGTGCCAGTTGGATCAAAAATGCGGTCAAACAAGGCAGCAAGCTGATCGTCTGCGATCCACGCAGATCAGATATGGCAAGACTGGCACATGAATTTCTGCAATTTAATCCCGATACTGATGTCGCCTTATTAAATGCAATGATGCACGTGATCATTCAGGAAGATCTGATTGATCACACCTTCATTGCAAAGCGCACTAGCGGCTTCGAGGCCATCAAGCAGCATCTGCTCGACTATCCACCGGAGCTAATGGCAGCAATCTGCGGCGTTCCCGCCGATACCATACGCGAGGTCGCCAGATTGTATGCCAGCGCCAAGACCGCGATGATTTTCTGGGGCATGGGCGTCTCCCAACATATCCACGGCACCGACAATGTGCGCTGCCTGATCGCCTTGGCTTTGATGACAGGTCAGATCGGCCGTCCCGGCACCGGTTTGCATCCTTTGCGCGGACAAAACAATGTGCAAGGGGCCTCCGATGCTGGTCTCATTCCTATGATGTTCCCGGACTATCAGCGCGTTAGTGAGCCCGCAAATATCATTAAATTTGAAGAGCTTTGGCAACTCACACCCGGCAGCTTAGATACGCAACCAGGTTTAACCGTGGTCGAAATTATGCATGCGATCGTACAGAAAGAGGCGCAAGGAAAAATCCACGGTATGTATATCATGGGCGAAAATCCAGCAATGTCCGACCCCGACGTGAATCAGGCGCGCGTCTCATTGGCGGCACTAGAGCACCTAGTCGTACAGGACATTTTCCTGACCGAAACCGCCTGCTTCGCCGACGTGATTTTACCGGCCTCAGCCTTTCCGGAAAAAACCGGCAGCTTTACCAATACCGACCGTACCGTGCAACTGGGCAGGCAAGCGCTAGCGCCACCGGGCGATGCCCGCCAAGACTTATGGATTATTCAGCAAATCGCGCAGCGCATGGGCCTAAGCTGGAACTACCCGCATGTCTCGGCCGTATTTGAAGAGATGCGCCTTTGCATGCCTAGTATCGCCGGCATCAGTTGGCAAAGACTGGAGCGCGATGGCGCCGTTACCTATCCCTGCTTACATGAGGACGATGTGGGCGAAGCAGTGGTATTTACCCAGCGTTTCCCGACCAAAGATGGCCTCGCAAAATTTGTAGCGGCAGGCTTGATCTCGGCCGACGAGCAGCCGGATGCCGACTATCCTATGGTGCTCATTACCGGCCGCCAATTAGAGCACTGGCACACCGGCAGCATGACGCGCCGCGCCAGTGTGCTTGATGCCCTAGAGCCAGATCCGGTCGCCTTAATTCATAGCGATGATTTGCTGGCCTTACAGATTTCAGCCGGTGACATCGTTACACTCAGTTCGCGCCGTGGTACGGTCAGTCTGTATGCCAGGGCCGACAATAGCTCGCCGCGTGGTGCAGTATTTGTACCGTTCTGCTATTACGAAGCCGCCATCAATAAACTCACCAATTCTGCGCTCGATCCGTTTGGTAAAATTCCCGAGTTTAAATATTGTGCAGTGAAACTCACCGCCGGCGGTGAGTTTCCTAAGCAGGGCAGTTTTGGCGGCGGCCAAGCCTTACTTTCTTGA
- a CDS encoding TonB-dependent receptor, whose product MIRTRETALSRSLRLMFAGSVVVSMGMLSQVVVAQDVGVEPQRVEVTGSSIKRLVSETANPLTVIKAEEFIKQGLTTAQEVLSKLPSNQSSLGSGNAVGGNSSGLPTGGQASADLRGLGGDKTLVLLNGRRIANHPYDGASVDLNIIPIAALDRVEVLRDGASAIYGTDAIGGVINFITKRSFKGVIISGEIVQPRQTGGDEKRVNLTGGFGDLNKDGYNLFGVVDYHKQTVITSADREFSKTGVIPQHGVFLTSGTTFPGNFYDATADLAGNPGFASGCNPPYSVPKAGGTTCRQDYTRLIDDLPSSEQTAVFAKGSIKLGVDHLATLELLHSENFVKSRTAPPPQTGLVLPNTSKFYPGNGSVPAQAGLSGDPLSVNWRPLEAGQRAIDSKGVADRVVLGLEGVLADWDYKTGVTYSVSKSSEDFVGGYVKDSSFAAGVANGSLNPFALQDAAGKAYLASTALRGQVQSADVTTTGIDFKASRELMQMAGGKLAVAFGGELRNEKANFDVNTAIASQASSSGLSSSLPKTGSRNIEAVFAEVGIPFAKDFELQVAGRFDNYSDVGSTFNPKVGARYQPTKEVLLRASASTGFRAPTLFEKSAPPSRNDTNNEYSDPVFCPGGKISTLPGANPLRDCDLQQFKLQGGNTNLSPEKSKTFAFGIVLEPIPEVTLAVDYWNIHLTDKIAPLDEAVIYGNYPKYKDRFLRFADGTPNAILDKNENLGEVKTDGVDIGVTFRMPKTSIGNFVISFDGTYVHKYEYQNERNGDFLENVGTYGNSGPVFKWRHNASINWSLASWSATLAQSHRSSYVDQNSVAAEFKQDVAAYSLWNLSGSYTGFKGFTLTAGIKNLLDTDPPFSNQGTLFQKGYDPRYTDPVGRAYYVRASYAF is encoded by the coding sequence ATGATTAGAACTAGAGAGACAGCTTTATCCCGGTCCTTGCGCTTGATGTTTGCTGGTAGTGTGGTAGTTAGTATGGGGATGCTTAGTCAGGTAGTAGTGGCGCAGGATGTTGGCGTTGAACCGCAGCGCGTCGAGGTCACCGGGTCTTCGATCAAACGACTCGTTTCAGAAACCGCAAATCCTTTGACTGTAATAAAAGCAGAAGAATTTATCAAACAAGGTTTGACGACCGCACAAGAAGTTCTTAGTAAGTTGCCTTCTAATCAGTCTAGTCTTGGTAGTGGAAATGCGGTGGGTGGTAATTCTAGTGGCTTACCGACTGGTGGCCAGGCCAGTGCCGATTTGCGGGGCTTGGGCGGAGATAAGACCTTAGTTTTATTGAATGGCCGCCGTATCGCTAATCATCCCTATGATGGTGCCAGTGTTGATTTGAATATTATTCCCATCGCCGCATTGGATAGGGTTGAAGTGTTACGCGATGGTGCCTCAGCTATTTATGGTACCGATGCGATTGGTGGGGTGATCAATTTCATTACTAAACGGTCGTTTAAAGGCGTCATCATTTCCGGCGAAATAGTCCAACCGCGACAAACGGGGGGCGATGAAAAGCGTGTGAATCTGACCGGTGGTTTTGGCGATTTGAATAAAGACGGCTACAACTTATTTGGTGTGGTGGACTATCATAAGCAAACCGTGATCACTTCGGCTGATAGGGAATTTTCCAAGACTGGTGTGATTCCTCAGCATGGGGTATTTTTAACTAGTGGCACCACCTTCCCTGGCAATTTCTACGATGCGACTGCCGACCTTGCTGGCAATCCCGGTTTTGCTTCAGGCTGTAATCCACCTTACTCGGTTCCTAAGGCTGGCGGTACCACTTGCCGCCAGGATTACACACGTTTAATCGATGATTTGCCTAGCAGTGAGCAAACCGCAGTGTTTGCCAAGGGATCCATCAAGTTAGGTGTAGACCATTTGGCAACGTTAGAGTTATTGCACTCAGAGAATTTCGTTAAATCGCGTACAGCGCCACCGCCGCAGACCGGCTTGGTCTTACCTAATACTAGCAAATTTTATCCGGGCAATGGTAGCGTACCGGCGCAAGCTGGCTTAAGTGGCGATCCCCTATCGGTGAATTGGCGTCCATTAGAAGCGGGACAACGGGCGATCGATTCTAAAGGCGTAGCTGATCGCGTGGTCTTAGGGCTGGAAGGTGTGTTGGCGGATTGGGACTATAAAACCGGCGTCACTTATTCTGTGAGTAAATCTTCCGAAGACTTTGTGGGCGGTTACGTGAAGGATTCGTCTTTCGCCGCTGGCGTTGCCAATGGTTCTTTGAATCCATTTGCCCTGCAGGATGCAGCTGGTAAAGCATATCTCGCTAGCACGGCTTTACGTGGTCAGGTACAAAGCGCCGACGTTACCACAACGGGAATCGATTTTAAGGCTAGCCGCGAGTTGATGCAAATGGCCGGCGGCAAACTGGCGGTCGCATTTGGCGGAGAATTACGAAACGAGAAAGCTAATTTCGATGTAAATACTGCGATCGCATCGCAAGCATCGAGTTCCGGTTTGTCTAGTTCATTGCCAAAAACGGGTAGTCGTAACATTGAGGCGGTATTTGCCGAAGTTGGAATTCCTTTCGCTAAAGATTTTGAATTGCAAGTGGCAGGGCGCTTTGATAATTACAGCGATGTCGGTAGCACTTTTAATCCTAAAGTAGGCGCGCGCTACCAACCGACTAAAGAAGTGTTGTTGCGGGCTTCTGCAAGTACTGGTTTCCGTGCTCCTACGCTATTTGAAAAGTCAGCACCACCGTCACGGAACGATACCAATAATGAGTACAGCGATCCGGTGTTTTGCCCAGGCGGTAAAATTTCTACATTGCCGGGCGCGAATCCTTTGCGTGATTGCGATTTGCAGCAGTTTAAGTTGCAAGGTGGAAATACCAATTTAAGCCCTGAGAAATCCAAGACCTTTGCGTTTGGTATCGTACTCGAACCTATTCCGGAAGTGACGCTGGCCGTGGATTATTGGAACATCCATTTGACGGACAAAATTGCACCATTGGATGAGGCTGTAATTTACGGTAATTATCCAAAATATAAAGATAGATTCCTGCGATTTGCCGACGGCACCCCGAATGCAATTTTGGATAAAAATGAAAATCTTGGCGAAGTCAAAACTGACGGTGTCGATATCGGGGTGACGTTCAGAATGCCAAAAACATCAATAGGAAATTTTGTCATTTCCTTTGATGGTACTTATGTGCATAAGTATGAATATCAAAATGAACGTAACGGCGATTTCCTGGAGAACGTTGGCACCTATGGCAATAGTGGCCCGGTTTTTAAATGGCGACATAATGCCTCGATAAACTGGAGCTTGGCGAGCTGGAGTGCGACCCTTGCACAATCGCATAGATCTAGCTATGTTGATCAAAATTCGGTCGCCGCCGAATTTAAGCAAGACGTTGCAGCGTATAGCCTTTGGAATCTGTCAGGCAGTTATACCGGTTTCAAAGGATTTACTTTGACCGCAGGTATTAAAAATTTGCTAGACACAGATCCACCGTTCTCTAATCAGGGTACCTTGTTTCAAAAAGGATACGATCCACGTTATACCGATCCAGTCGGCCGCGCTTACTATGTTCGTGCGAGCTATGCGTTCTAA
- a CDS encoding rhodanese-like domain-containing protein, whose protein sequence is MTTNLLDDAQQYGMDHNLPYAGAVAPEDAWALLQADHKIILVDVRTHAERDWVGRVSIPEAQHQAVQWSLYPGGAPNPEFIAQLKAAVPDTDTVILFLCRSGVRSRHGAKLATEHGYSQCYDILQGFEGDKDVHGHRKTVGGWCSAALPWLGA, encoded by the coding sequence ATGACCACTAATCTCCTCGACGATGCTCAGCAATACGGCATGGATCACAATCTGCCCTACGCCGGTGCTGTCGCGCCGGAGGATGCATGGGCGCTCTTGCAAGCCGATCACAAAATTATTCTTGTGGACGTACGCACTCATGCTGAGCGCGATTGGGTTGGTCGCGTCAGCATCCCGGAAGCACAGCATCAGGCGGTGCAGTGGAGTCTGTACCCAGGCGGTGCACCCAACCCCGAATTTATCGCGCAATTGAAGGCAGCGGTGCCGGATACGGATACCGTGATCTTATTTTTATGCCGCTCGGGTGTGCGTTCACGTCACGGCGCCAAGCTGGCAACGGAACATGGTTACAGCCAATGCTACGATATCTTGCAAGGTTTCGAAGGCGATAAAGACGTGCACGGCCATCGTAAGACAGTCGGCGGCTGGTGCAGCGCGGCACTGCCTTGGCTGGGTGCTTGA
- a CDS encoding NRAMP family divalent metal transporter, giving the protein MPHTRTSKAHQSRLRKGAPAHAVAHHKRGIALQFARFRAAGIGAFSAFLAVLGPGLLAGLSDDDPAGITTYSVLGADHGYRLLWIIPASTILLVQFHMMAVRIGAASGKGFVGVIRERWGHGWGYIAVLGLLFANFGTICAEYAGISAAGSLIGIPSWISAPLAAVLISLVVVLGSFHRIERVLLVISSTLALYIIDGILAAPDWSAVWHNSVVPHMPVDNLGWIAIAATLGTTLAPWGLAFIQSYAVDKKITVANLRWERVDVVIGSVLTGVIGLAIAVACAATLNRAGIHINDAGDAALALRPLAGSFATVLFGVGLLGASLLAAAIVPIATAYSIAEGIGAPASLDLDSRHFQYFYAAFVGLTVAAASVVSLPGLPLIPLIYTSQVVNAVLLPLHVIALQLLARDVRIMGEARSGMPAQIAGWISIALIVACIAALIGSWIGI; this is encoded by the coding sequence ATGCCTCATACACGTACTTCCAAAGCCCATCAGAGTCGTCTGCGCAAAGGCGCACCTGCGCATGCCGTGGCACATCACAAACGCGGCATCGCCTTGCAGTTCGCGCGTTTTCGGGCCGCAGGCATAGGTGCATTTTCTGCCTTTCTGGCGGTGCTGGGCCCCGGCCTATTGGCCGGTTTGTCGGACGATGATCCGGCGGGTATTACCACTTATTCTGTGCTGGGGGCCGATCATGGTTATCGCCTGCTGTGGATCATACCGGCTTCGACCATTTTGCTAGTGCAGTTTCACATGATGGCGGTGCGCATAGGCGCCGCTAGCGGCAAGGGTTTTGTCGGCGTGATACGCGAACGCTGGGGACATGGCTGGGGCTACATCGCGGTGCTTGGTCTGCTGTTTGCCAACTTCGGCACCATCTGCGCAGAGTATGCGGGTATCTCGGCAGCTGGTTCCTTGATCGGTATTCCGAGCTGGATTAGCGCACCGCTGGCTGCCGTGCTGATTTCACTGGTGGTGGTGCTGGGGTCTTTTCACCGTATCGAGCGGGTTTTACTGGTGATCTCGTCCACGCTGGCTTTGTACATCATCGATGGTATTCTGGCGGCGCCGGATTGGTCGGCGGTCTGGCATAACTCAGTGGTGCCGCATATGCCGGTCGATAATCTGGGCTGGATCGCGATTGCCGCGACCTTGGGCACCACCCTGGCACCCTGGGGTCTGGCCTTCATACAATCGTATGCGGTCGATAAAAAAATTACGGTCGCCAATTTGCGCTGGGAAAGGGTGGACGTGGTGATCGGCTCGGTACTGACCGGCGTGATCGGACTGGCAATCGCAGTGGCCTGCGCCGCCACTTTAAACCGCGCTGGCATCCACATCAACGATGCTGGCGATGCCGCGCTGGCGCTGCGTCCGCTGGCGGGCTCGTTTGCCACGGTCTTGTTTGGGGTTGGCTTGTTAGGCGCTTCTTTGCTGGCAGCGGCCATCGTGCCGATAGCAACCGCTTACTCAATCGCCGAGGGCATAGGTGCACCGGCCTCGCTAGATCTCGATTCGCGTCATTTCCAGTATTTTTACGCTGCCTTTGTCGGCCTCACGGTGGCTGCTGCCAGCGTGGTGTCGTTACCGGGCTTGCCACTGATCCCTTTGATTTACACCAGCCAGGTCGTCAATGCGGTGCTGTTACCTTTGCATGTGATCGCGCTGCAATTGCTGGCGCGTGATGTCAGGATTATGGGCGAGGCACGTAGCGGCATGCCTGCTCAGATCGCCGGCTGGATTAGCATTGCACTCATCGTCGCCTGCATTGCTGCATTGATCGGCAGCTGGATAGGGATTTAA
- a CDS encoding DUF6348 family protein: MSLITIFNSFKKKLSANAKSPVAGAASSSAAAAVPVADPALMQALADLLLLEGIEFAWHATGLRLSSGLLLQVEPIESITLADGRVRTCTKMYVAHPDFFPNGIAEYQHAIGVSEAAAIAEGFRAWTQMDLVVLTDATRETPLDCTVIEMSVVAGDESDGKSLYRQVLLGPVAHLATLPASAAELHPFCPCCLFTESTAALHDLLQSQEFLGLRMFVSRDSQDKLAVDCRVNGEDFGAVQASLTEYARNWPQRGLEFRKQYLVMRSIRRKTSAQPQVENASQS, translated from the coding sequence ATGTCACTCATCACTATTTTTAATTCTTTCAAGAAAAAACTCTCCGCGAATGCCAAATCGCCTGTGGCGGGTGCTGCAAGTTCGTCGGCAGCAGCTGCTGTGCCTGTGGCTGACCCTGCGCTGATGCAGGCGCTGGCTGATCTCTTGCTACTGGAAGGAATCGAGTTCGCGTGGCATGCCACTGGCTTAAGGCTGAGTAGTGGCTTGCTACTGCAGGTGGAGCCTATAGAATCCATCACTTTGGCCGATGGCCGGGTGCGCACTTGCACCAAAATGTATGTCGCGCATCCCGATTTTTTTCCAAACGGGATCGCTGAATATCAACATGCGATCGGGGTCAGCGAGGCTGCGGCGATCGCTGAAGGGTTTCGCGCCTGGACGCAAATGGACTTGGTGGTCCTGACCGACGCGACTCGTGAGACGCCCTTAGACTGCACCGTGATAGAAATGAGCGTGGTGGCCGGTGATGAGTCTGATGGCAAATCGCTGTACCGGCAAGTATTGCTAGGGCCAGTGGCGCATCTGGCGACACTGCCGGCCAGCGCAGCAGAGCTGCATCCGTTTTGTCCTTGCTGCCTGTTTACTGAAAGCACGGCGGCTTTGCATGATCTGCTGCAAAGCCAAGAATTTTTGGGTCTGCGTATGTTTGTCTCGCGTGATAGTCAGGATAAGTTGGCGGTGGATTGCCGCGTCAACGGCGAGGATTTTGGCGCTGTACAAGCGAGCTTGACCGAATACGCACGCAATTGGCCACAGCGTGGCCTGGAATTTCGTAAGCAATATCTTGTCATGCGTAGCATCCGGCGCAAAACTTCAGCACAGCCGCAGGTAGAAAATGCATCACAGTCTTGA
- a CDS encoding CsgG/HfaB family protein — protein MKQLFPLVSSGKLALLSATLLLSSAPVVAKAAELGTIEKCNRNFGTLAIAEPQSEILTYLGRYKLGSPSTMLRMIAQESGCFTIVERGVAMQNLQQERALAAAGQMQDGSNVGGGQLQAADFVMTPAIQFSEDTGGMNGALGGLFGRLPGALGALGGLAGGVKFKEAETTLLLADVRSGIQVASAEGQASKMNFSLDGWGWGGMGWASAGGYSKTPEGKLIAASLLDNFNKIALAIRDKPQLIQATSASSKRNAAGSIRATNSREATSANSNYTPLASSNNGGAASGLGGMYAVKFTGDDNGTVNVMVNNSGAMTGMGVSSKYKTNFTVSGTISQIGEFILTGAGKAGAAQFMGSIDAQSGAVMGMWQWGGNSPAQGTFSGQKQ, from the coding sequence ATGAAGCAGTTATTTCCCTTAGTCTCGTCTGGCAAATTGGCCTTGTTGTCAGCGACCTTGCTGCTATCTAGCGCACCTGTGGTGGCCAAGGCGGCCGAACTGGGTACCATAGAAAAATGTAATCGCAATTTTGGCACACTGGCGATAGCCGAGCCACAAAGCGAGATACTCACTTATCTGGGGCGCTATAAATTAGGTTCGCCATCGACTATGTTGCGCATGATCGCGCAAGAATCGGGCTGCTTTACGATCGTGGAACGTGGCGTCGCTATGCAAAATTTGCAGCAAGAACGTGCGCTGGCAGCTGCCGGGCAAATGCAAGATGGCTCGAACGTCGGTGGCGGCCAATTGCAGGCGGCCGATTTTGTGATGACACCAGCAATCCAATTCTCGGAAGATACCGGCGGCATGAATGGTGCTCTCGGTGGCTTGTTTGGTCGCTTACCAGGTGCCCTAGGTGCTCTGGGCGGCCTGGCTGGCGGGGTTAAATTTAAGGAAGCGGAAACGACTTTGTTATTAGCCGACGTGCGCTCAGGGATACAAGTCGCAAGTGCCGAAGGTCAGGCCAGTAAAATGAATTTTAGCCTCGATGGCTGGGGCTGGGGTGGCATGGGCTGGGCCAGCGCTGGTGGCTATAGCAAGACGCCGGAAGGCAAATTGATAGCCGCAAGTTTACTCGATAACTTCAATAAAATTGCCCTGGCGATTCGCGATAAACCGCAACTCATACAAGCCACTTCGGCCTCTTCAAAGCGTAATGCAGCAGGCTCTATTCGCGCCACCAATTCGCGTGAAGCGACTTCGGCTAACAGCAATTACACGCCACTGGCCAGCTCAAATAATGGCGGTGCGGCTTCAGGCCTGGGTGGTATGTATGCAGTGAAATTTACCGGTGACGATAATGGTACGGTCAACGTGATGGTCAATAACAGTGGCGCCATGACAGGCATGGGTGTGTCGAGTAAGTACAAAACCAACTTTACCGTCTCTGGGACGATTAGCCAGATCGGTGAATTTATCTTGACCGGCGCCGGCAAAGCCGGTGCAGCCCAATTCATGGGCAGTATCGACGCGCAAAGCGGTGCTGTTATGGGTATGTGGCAATGGGGCGGCAACTCGCCAGCGCAAGGTACCTTCAGCGGTCAAAAGCAATAA